The Caulifigura coniformis genome includes a region encoding these proteins:
- a CDS encoding MerC domain-containing protein, giving the protein MAVGSRSWINLSGMFLSVACVIHCMLMPFCLASLPNWGLSWLVSPRVHQVLALLGMGIGMATLVPGWRVHRRSGMLFLAFAGPAIMNYAAFAGCECCAATPAGEGQTATSGCALSCCAGSNAQANANQAPTAVEEAALLGGLFGTWQWLWPHPTAFGATLLAWAHCLNGSCRRRCCAARTVELEVVSAQ; this is encoded by the coding sequence ATGGCTGTCGGCTCTCGCTCGTGGATCAACCTGTCCGGAATGTTCCTCTCCGTCGCCTGCGTCATCCACTGCATGCTGATGCCGTTCTGCCTGGCCAGCCTGCCGAACTGGGGGCTGTCGTGGCTGGTCAGCCCGCGAGTCCATCAGGTGCTGGCGCTCCTGGGAATGGGCATCGGAATGGCCACTCTCGTGCCCGGGTGGCGGGTTCACCGTCGATCAGGCATGCTATTTCTCGCATTCGCCGGGCCTGCGATCATGAACTATGCAGCCTTCGCCGGTTGCGAATGCTGCGCGGCAACCCCGGCTGGAGAAGGCCAGACCGCAACGAGTGGCTGCGCTCTCTCCTGCTGCGCCGGTTCGAACGCACAGGCCAATGCCAACCAGGCCCCGACGGCTGTCGAAGAGGCCGCACTGCTCGGTGGCCTGTTCGGTACATGGCAGTGGCTCTGGCCGCATCCGACTGCGTTCGGGGCGACACTGCTCGCCTGGGCGCACTGTCTGAATGGCTCGTGTCGACGACGATGCTGCGCCGCCAGAACGGTTGAGCTCGAAGTCGTGTCAGCTCAGTGA